GGTAACAGAAAATCCCTGTAATTTTCGGTATATAACCTACTTCCAAAAGGCAGTATGAAATTTACAAAGCCTTGAACTTTGCAAAAAGGAGCTGAAACTTTGAGAACTTCGAGGTTTACAAACTTCTTTTCCTCCTCATCACTTAGGAAATACAACGTATTCCGATTTACGTATCCTTTGTAATCCAGCCTCGCATCCCGAACCAGAATATAATCGGAATCTTTTGGACTGTTTATGTCTTCCAAGACTTCCACGATCTCTCCAAAAACAAGCTGGTGTACTCTTTCACTTCTGAACTTCCTTTCAGCCCGAACATCTGTTACTGGTATCACAACAAGAGCGTTCAAATTCTCATCTCCCCGTAGTGAAAACTCATAAGTATTATACCATACCCTCATTTTAACTTGTTTTGTGTCCCTATTAACAAGATTTAACGAGAAAATTTAACAGAGAAAAAGGTTTATCTTCTTTCCGAACCACTTTTTGCGAAAAGCGATTGTTTTTGATTGATAACATAACTGCGAATAAAAGGTAGCGTTTTGGTATAATATAAGTGATTTGTTTCGGTAACGTTACCAACACTCTCAACACTCCAGTTGTCTGAAAGGACACAAGCAATGCAGGGAGGTGTGAACTGTACGGAGTGCTTTTATCGAAAGCCGAGTGGTGAAAACCTTATCAGTTTGAAACAAAAAGTCAAAAACTTAGGGAGGTGGCCATATGAAAAGGATGTTTGTTAGGATTTTGGTTGTTCTTTTGATCGGACTGTCCGCTCTGTTGTACGCTGAAAAGGCGAAGATAACCATCTGGGCATGGGATCCAAACTTCAACATTCCGATCATGCAAGAAGCTGCGGCAAGATACAAGAAAATCAATCCAGATGTCGAGTTTGAAATCGTGAACATGGCAAAGGCCGATGTGGAGCAAAAACTCAACACGATACTCGCATCGGGAGTTAAGACAGGTTTGCCAGAAATAGTATTGATTGAAGACTACAACGCACAAAAATACCTACAGTCCTACCCAGGAGCATTTGCTGATTTAACAAAGCACTTCACCTGGTCAGAATTCGCACCATACAAAGTGAAACTTATGACCCTCAACAACAAAGTCTACGGGGTCCCATTTGACTCTGGAGTTGCAGGGTTCTTCTATAGAATAGACTACATCGAACAAGCTGGTTTCAAACCATCTGATCTTGAAAATATTACGTGGGACAGATTCATCGAAATTGGCAAGGTCGTCAAACAGAAGACAGGAAAATTCATGATCGCTGCTGACCCGTACGACGGCGGATTGATGAGAATACTCTTACAATCAGCAGGAACATGGTATTTTGACAAATCTGGTAAACCTTATATTGCAAATAATCCTGTTTTAAAAGAAGCTGTAAGACTGTACAAGGAGATTAAAGATTCTGGCATCGCAAAAGAAGTCTCCGGTTGGAACGAATGGGT
The DNA window shown above is from Fervidobacterium changbaicum and carries:
- a CDS encoding ABC transporter substrate-binding protein; this translates as MKRMFVRILVVLLIGLSALLYAEKAKITIWAWDPNFNIPIMQEAAARYKKINPDVEFEIVNMAKADVEQKLNTILASGVKTGLPEIVLIEDYNAQKYLQSYPGAFADLTKHFTWSEFAPYKVKLMTLNNKVYGVPFDSGVAGFFYRIDYIEQAGFKPSDLENITWDRFIEIGKVVKQKTGKFMIAADPYDGGLMRILLQSAGTWYFDKSGKPYIANNPVLKEAVRLYKEIKDSGIAKEVSGWNEWVGAFNRGEVAAVVTGVWIIGSIKAEKSQSGKWRVAPVPRMNIKESVNASNLGGSSWYVLQNSKYRDTAIDFLKKIYARDSDFYQKILIERGAVGTWLPAQGGSAYKAKDPFFGNQQVFQLFSEWMKKIPPVDFGVYTYEADAAIMSVMPDVYSGKLSIDEALKKAEQQFLNSIK